The segment CGAGGACGATGGCACTCTTTTTTCAGTAAACGCGTGCATAATTCAGGCTAGGGACAATAGCTTCAAGCTGGCAGAAGCCACTTACAAAATCCAAGGGTACGGGAATGTGGGTTCGTGGACAGCGCGTTTGTTGAAACCCCATGGTTCGAAGCTAGTTGCCGTTGAAGACATTTCAGGCGCCATAGGAAATGATAATGGCATCGATCCAGACGACCTTTTCCTGTATGCTTCCGGCAACTCTGGGCTCGTTGCAGGCTACCCCAAGGCAAGCCTAATCACACACGACTCTTTCGTAACTCTTAAGGCAGATATTTTCGTGCCGGCAGCAATGGAGAATCAGATTGCAGAAGACACTGCTGAGCTGCTGGATGTCAAACTTGTAGCCGAGGGGGCTAACGGCCCCACCACTCCAGAAGGGGACCTGATTCTACGTAGGAAGGGAGTTGATGTGATACCAGATGTCCTCTGCAACTCCGGAGGTGTCATTGTCAGCTACTTCGAATGGCTCCAGAACAAGAGAAGCGAACGCTGGGAACTTGAAGAAGTTGACTGCAAGCTTCGTA is part of the Candidatus Eisenbacteria bacterium genome and harbors:
- a CDS encoding glutamate dehydrogenase; the encoded protein is EDDGTLFSVNACIIQARDNSFKLAEATYKIQGYGNVGSWTARLLKPHGSKLVAVEDISGAIGNDNGIDPDDLFLYASGNSGLVAGYPKASLITHDSFVTLKADIFVPAAMENQIAEDTAELLDVKLVAEGANGPTTPEGDLILRRKGVDVIPDVLCNSGGVIVSYFEWLQNKRSERWELEEVDCKLRKKILNAYEKVRSTALNFNTDWRVAAYVVALSSLQIVYKERGIFP